CCGGGCCAAATTATTTTTCATCGCCTGAACGTATGGGCGAATCCTTGGGGATTCCAGAATCATCGTCGAGTCGATGTTTCCAATTGTATAGCCTTTTTTTCTCACCAGACTACAGACTTCTTCCAGAAGAATCATGCTTGAAATATCCTTGTATGCCGGATCCGTGTCCGGGAAGTGGCAGCCGATATCCTCCTCGGACATGGCACC
This Deltaproteobacteria bacterium DNA region includes the following protein-coding sequences:
- a CDS encoding 2-C-methyl-D-erythritol 2,4-cyclodiphosphate synthase, whose amino-acid sequence is MKIGFGYDSHRFCENRPLVLAGVKIPFEKGLAGHSDADVLVHAICDALLGAMSEEDIGCHFPDTDPAYKDISSMILLEEVCSLVRKKGYTIGNIDSTMILESPRIRPYVQAMKNNLAR